From the Triticum urartu cultivar G1812 chromosome 4, Tu2.1, whole genome shotgun sequence genome, the window cgtcgtaCGCGCGGGCGGCCTCGTGCACAGTCTCGAAAGTGCCGAGGCCGAGTCGGACGTCGCCGGACCAGATCTCGACGTAGTACCAGCCATTGGAGCGCCGGCGGACGCTGCGGTAGCCCGACGCTCCTCGGCGGCGCGTCGGCATGGTGGCACGTCGGTGGCGGGGCGCTGGAGCGGCGAGGAAGAAAAAGGAAACTATGAGAAAGCGGGGGAGAGCGTGCGTGCAGATGTGGAGAATAGTCGCGTGGCGAGCGACGCAATTTATAGACGCGTCGGACGCGGCGCGCCAGAAATAACGTGCGAGCTGCCGCCTTTTTCCGTGCGTGCTATTTTCCCGCAACCGTTGGAGCATGCGAAAAGATCCCGCTCTTATGAAATACTAGTAGTAGTACATCAACAGCGATCATGGTCATATGCATGACCGTAAGGTATGGGGATGAAGCTTCTTGTCAGCCCTCTCCTCTCCAGCAGCAGACATGGAGTAGTGTAGCGTTCTGTAGATCTCCCCCGCTTTCTTTGTTGGTTCTGTAGATCTCGCTCCACTTTCCTCACGTGGACTTTAGCGCATGTCAAACCTCCCTCTTTTGTCGACACCTGGCCTGGTTGTGCCACGGTGATTATACAACCACTAGAAACAGCTGCGGTTAAGTATGGCTACAAGCACTGCGCGCTACTCCGTTACCTTTTTCCAGTGGGTGGTTAAGAAACTGAGGAGGTTTCCCCGGAGAAAAAAAAGGAAACTGAACCGGTTATTACAGCAGGAGCAGACCTTTGACCGTAGCGTTGAGCCGGGAGCATCTACTGAGTGGGGAGTTGTTGCTGTAATGGTGACCACTCGCAAAAAGGCACCGGGGCCGGCCGTGAATCGCCTCTGGCCCGGGAGACACAAGCAACACAGGCCATACGACGCGACGAGCAACGGTGGGCATTACCGGAAGACAGGAAGAACGCATCGGAAAAGGGGAATCGATAAAGGGGGCATGTGCTGTGCTCGTTCCTTCATTGAATTTTACATACAGGACAAAGTCTTATTTCTCCACGTCTTGAAACTGAATTTAGTTTTGATTCTTTGAATGGCATGGCACCACTAGTGCGTGCGTACGTACCTTTTGTGCTGCCAAACCTACGAAGATGTGGCTGGATTGGTCGATGATCGGACAAAAATTACGTGTGTGCACGTCAGCGAAAGAGTAGTATACACAGGCGGCAAGCCCGTCAAGGAATCCCACAAAAAACAAACGATAGAGTAGTATACGTACCGTGTGGCAGTATatttataaaaagaaaaaaagaaaagaactTGGAGAGGTGAATagtaaaataataataataataacctGATTTTTTTATATGAGAAATGTTTGAGTGTGTGATGACTGTGCCAATTTTTAGCGTGTTTGCACATTTGAATAGCTCTCAGAAAAGAATTAAGACCTGTGAAATTTTTTACTAGTTCGTGCACTGATTAGGTCGAGTTTTTTTCTTGAGAGCTGCTCAGATGTCCGAGCACGTTGGAAATCGCTACGGACCTCACGCACCCAAACATCTTCCATTCAAAAATAATTTAGGTTTTGTTTTAGTGTTTCCATTATTTTGTTAGTGTTCGTCGAGATATGAGTTTGGGTCCGGAAATGGATATTCGAGGACCTCGCTGCTTTTCACTTCGAAATAATCAGAAGGGATCCctcagaaaagaaaagaaaagaaagtaCAGAACAGAATCGCCTCTCCAGCGGCGGAGCCGATCCGGGCGGCGGGCAGCGCCGAACCATCCATCCCGCCTCTCTCCCTTGGCTGAGGCTTTGACTCCCTGGCCCAGCTGACCGGTCAACGTAACGCAGCCGCTTAACTAACGCCGTGACACCACGCACTGGCACTGGCGTGTCGCGGCAGCCCGCGTGGCGTCGCCGTCACCAGCGACGTCACCGCCACGAGCGAGTGCGCCGTCCCGTCCCGTCCCACATAAAAACGAAACCACCCACTCACCCACCACCCAATTCCCCTCCCCTCTCCAGGTCTCCTCCCGAAACCCCCAATTCGAAAATCGATTGGGGATTTCGGCGTCCCAAGCTCCCCCCAGATCCGCGCCTCCGGCCGGTTCGCTCGGCCGCCCCGTCGATCTGCGGCCGCCGTCGGAGCTGACCGGTCCACGGCTCGATTCGCCCGGGGGATTTGTTTCGGGGCTTTTGGTCCTGATGGCGTCGTCCCCGGTCTCCTACTGGTGCTACCACTGCAGCCGCTTCGTGCGGGTCTCCCCGGCCACCGTCGTCTGCCCCGACTGCGACGGCGGCTTCCTCGAGCAGTTcccgcacccgccgccgccgcgcggcggcggcggcagcggccgGCGCGGGGCCATGAACCCCGTGATCGTGCTGCGGGGCGGCTCGCTCTCCGGCTTCGAGCTCTACTACGAGGACGGCTCCGGCGACGGGCTGCGTCCGCTGCCCGGCGACGTCTCGCACCTCCTCATGGGGTCCGGCTTCCACCGCCTGCTCGACCAGTTCTCGCGGCTGGAGGCGGCCGCGCCGCGCCCGCCGGCCTCCAAGGCCGCGGTCGAGTCGATGCCTTCCGTGACCGTCGCCGGGGGAGGCGGGGCCCACTGCGCGGTGTGCCAGGAGGCCTTCGAGCCCGGCGCCGCGGCCCGGGAGATGCCGTGCAAGCACGTCTACCACCAGGACTGCATCCTCCCCTGGCTCTCCCTCCGCAACTCCTGCCCCATCTGCCGCAGCGAGCTTCCGGCGGCGGCCGTGCCTGAGGCGGAGGCGGACGCCGGGCTCACCATCTGGCGACTCCCCCGCGGCGGATTTGCCGTCGGAAGGTTCGCCGGCGGGCCCAGAGAGCAACTGCCGGTTGTCTACACGGAGCTGGATGGTGGTTTCAGCAACGGCGTCGGGCCGAGGCGGGTGACATGGCCAGAAGGAGAAGGGCAGGTGGACGGCGGCGAAGGTCGGATTCGCCGTGTATTTAGGAACCTGTTTGGGTGCTTTGGCCGGGGCGGCCGGCCCGAGAGTTCCTCGCAGTCCCGTAGTGGCTGAGCAATGTTCTTCCTGGTAACTCACTTTCAATTGATGATAGTGGTGAATAAGTAGGAGTTTAGTATAAGGAGGAAACCCCAGGTGGTGAGTTATTGGTTAGTTTGATGTAAATGAAGGGCTTGCATTCCCCCCCTTTTTGTCTCGTTTTAAGAATTTAGAGTTGGCCATGAGCAAACTACTCAGAAATGAAATTTGATAGCAAATCAGGAAGAACAAGCCCAAGCCTTCAAGAATGGGATAGCAGTGAATTATGGGGGAAATCAGTCACTGGCAATATTCTAGGCAAAGAGAACAATCGGTGTTCTCACTTCTGTATTGTTTGTGCATATACTGGATTCGTTAAGATAAATTTTGATTTTGCATTATGTTGGTCCCATACATGAAATTTCAATATACTTGAGTACTTCTATTTTTATTGTTATTATTCCTCTGCCTAAACCTCTTTTTTGTTTCAACATAAGATATCCTTAGACCGGTCATAAGTTGTAACAACGGCTATCGATTTACTTGCAGTTTGCCGAATCTTGGGCTGCTAAACAGGGATGGCCTGAACAGCATACAAGTGAtgtttgatttttttttttgGATGTGCCTTCTACCATGCTGGACTCTTAATGTTTTTATTTGCACTGCTAAATAGAGAAACAAAAGAAGTCCATTACAGGGTTTTGATGCTCAACCGATTCAAGTGTTATGTATGTAACATTGAGATACCGATCTAGATTGATTTCTTCCGTGAATTGAACTAATGTGAGGGGCCATATGAGTGAAGTGATTAACGAAGAAATGTCTACCGTACTAGTAAGATGATATTCTGTCATTATATTTCTATCACAGCAATTAGCAGTTTGTGGCATGTATAAGAGATGTTGAAGTGGAGTTTTTTGGACCGCAAATCCAAATGGAGTTCTCTGTTCCTTCATATATGTATAAAGTTGCTAGGAGTACCATGTTATTGTTTTCCAAGTTCATGTTGGGCTGGATTCCGAACAATGTTAGTTATCTTGCAGTAGGCATGACACTCTTTGTCTATGTTCATCATTGTAGTTCATTTCTTTTGTTTGACAGTCATACAAGTTAGCGCATAGTGGTTGGCCTAATTTTGATGTTCTACTTCTCATTTCTTCTGTACATTTATTCTGTATAAAATAGTGGCAGGATGATCTTCAGCAGAACCAATGGAATTGCTATCTATTTCTCTTTTGAAACTCACCCATAGTGAGTGTTGTTGCTCATGTAGGAATATATCTACAGTAGTTCTCTAGTTAGTTGTGGCATTGCACATGAATTATTTGCTAAAGCTATCAACTCTGCATGTTCAATAGTCCATGTTTTAATGCTGTTCGAGAAAAAGGGCCTTGTCCATTCTGTTATACATAGCTGCAATCCATTTTTGCCCATGGTTTGGATTTGCTTGTGACCATTCTCTTATTTGCCTTATATTGTATCATCATGTGTTTGTAAATTGCATTACTTCTAAACCGACCATGTACTCAAGTTGTTATTGTTTGGACTTACTGGTAATTTCTAGGTTGCTTAGAGCAGAAGGCTGTCTGACAAACCACATATGGTCTCTGCTTTGCTCACTAACTTGCATTTCCTTGCCCATTCAAGTAGCCACATGTCTGTTCTTGGACTTGTTTCTAAATGTCTTACGAATACTGAAATATCCTATGCTCATTTGTGTTGCCTGCAGCCTAGAGCTAAATATCAATTGCATGTCTTCACGCTTCATACCGATGATAAAAAAGAAGGGTTCAATTCTTAGAAGCTAAAACTTGGATGGTAGTCCACAGGTAGTAAAAAGGTCTTTCTAGTTTTGCTATCTGCTACTTGTGCTCCATCATGATATAGCTGTGCTTCACAGCTTCTCATGGTCATCAACGGTTTGCTCCTAACCTCTACCCAGTTGGCTAGTAACCGCCGACATGTGCTAACTATAGTTACTTCCTCCGTCCGGAATTATCTGTCGCTGAAATGAGTGTATCTACACGTTTACGTCTCCTCTTCTAATTGCTGCCTCTGAGTTGTCATTTAGTGACCGGCATGTTCTTCCTCTTCAGTTGTTTTCTTTACCCTTTACACCATACCTCTTTTGTCTTGGTGTTTTCTTCTTGTTAAATTATTATTCCGGACATGCACGCCTATGTTCTGTTACTAATAATACTGACTCCTTTTTTTTGGAATGACTTCCAGATGAAACTGATACCATTCTGATGAGAGTTCTCATTCGCCCCCTTCCAGGAAGACTTGTTTGTATGATGTTCCGTTGGTGGTATGATGCCATGTTTGATTTTGAGAAGGTTGTCTGAAGGAGTGGGGAACATGTTCAAGGTGGTGTCCATTTGTTTCATAAGGTTCCGACAGTACATCCTCAGAAGGGATATGGTTATATTAAAACATACTACTTCGTCTcaaaatgtaagacgttttttgacactaaaaaaacatcttacattatgggacggagggagtagtatgcTTCTATAACATCTTGGATTTTTATTGCCAGATTCATTTACAGCTGCAGCCGTCCTATTGCCTGCACTGCATCTAGACGAAACGCGCTCTATGGTTCGCTGGACTCTCAGCATCAACCAATGTCGGTTGGCTGGACAGCTTGTTGGAGCATCCATGCCGCTATGTGCTGCATTTTCCCTGTGGATGACAAAAACTGGGGGTCCGCCTGAGGATGGCAACATGAGAGGAGCCTCTGGCCAACACTGGGAAACAGTTGTCAGGTCAAGCGGGACTGGACCCATTCTAGGCCATTTCTAGCGAGCAAATCGCTCTCGCTCTCTCTTGGCCTTGTGACTCGTGAGTGATCATCTTCGATTGAGGTGGGCATCTTCTCCGTTAGGTGGCAGATGAGGAGGTAAAGTCTGGCCTTGATGCTAATCGGGGAAATGTTTGGCACGATGGCTCCAGGTTTCGGAATGCGTTGCTGGACCTGGAGCTATGCTGGGGACATCATTGCGGGTGCTGGGCGAAAAGGACTTGTTCGGAACAGGGGTCCTAATTGGCTAATTGCAACGCGCACTGTTGTGGAGTGCGATTTGTGCTGTCGTACGGTAATCGGCGGACGGTAATGCAGGCTACTAGTACGAACTTTTCGATATTCTAATGGTTGTTTTGCTTCATGACTCGGGAGCAGTTTGTCCGTgtgtggtggtgatggtgtcTTTGTACTGCTGCTTTGGTGAGGCTCCATGTTTTCTGAAAGTCCCACCTCACTTTGTTCGCTTGGTTCTCTCTCTTCCCGATGTGCCGACCATCATCTTCCCCGTCTTCGTTCATCCTTGTTCGCCTCCGATCACTGTTGCAGCATTGGACACCTTGGCTATAAAGGATAGATGCCTTTAAGCTGCTGCCGCCAACAGCGTGGCGCGGCCCAACTATGCCGTGGCGATGTGCAAAACTTCTGTTTTTCTCGGCAACATGCACTCCCTCCGTCAAGTAGTATATCATCGATTTGCAAGCTGTTTTAGCTTGCAAAACAATCTTATATTATACTAGGATGGAAgcattttttgtttttgtttttcgCTAAGTCTTGAAATGCTAATatttatttcttttatttatatAATTTGTTTAATGATAAGATTTTTTTTTATGTTTCTCAAAGTGTTAATGCATTTTGAAACATATTGATGTAATTTTATAAAATGTTCATATAATTTTAAAAGTGTTCACctttttgcagaaaaggaatgaAGGAGTACAGCAAGATGACTTCGGTTAATGTTCGTGTACTTGAAGAAAGTGAGCACATTTTATAAAAAATGTTGTAAATTCAAAAACAATTCACCCATTTAAACAATATTTGTGTAACTTTAGAAATTTGTTACGCCTAATGCTTATGTAATTTAAAAGAAGTATTCACCTATTTTCAAACAATCTTCATGTAAATTCTAAAAGTGTTCTAGCATAAAAATTGTTTGTGTAAGTGTTCTCGCATTTCCTCTAAAAAAAGTCTTCTCGCATTTAAAAGATGTTCGTgcaatttaaaaaatattcatctATTTTTTGCAAATATTCACCATTTATAAGAAGTGTTTGGGTATTTAATAAAGATGTTCATGTAATTTTAAAAGTGTTCATAGCTTAAAATTATTTTTCATGTAATTTTGAAAGTGTTTGATAtatatttttataaaaaatatcAAATTAAAATTAAAAAGCCTGAAATTAAACCAACAAAAAATATAAATAGagaaagtaaaaataaataaaagggaaaaataaaaaataaaagtgTAAAACAAGAGAGCGGAACCCGGAAAGCCACCGAAAATCACATGCAATACGAAAGATAAAAGATCTAATCGTGGGCTATAAAAGATAAAAGATAAAGGAACGTGAAGAAAATTATTGTGTTGCCACTCCCATATGGCTTGGCCCACTAACTGCACAGCGTGGGCGATTCATTGCTATGGTCCATTATAAGCGGTGTATAGCAAATGGGTGTGGTGACCACTCGGAGAGATCTTGTCACGCATGTGACCCCTACATGGACTAAGGCTCATGAAGAGAAACACAATGAGAAGGCCCTAGTCTCAAACGAGACAACAAAGCTCTAATGGATTGGTGAC encodes:
- the LOC125552155 gene encoding E3 ubiquitin-protein ligase RDUF2-like; translated protein: MASSPVSYWCYHCSRFVRVSPATVVCPDCDGGFLEQFPHPPPPRGGGGSGRRGAMNPVIVLRGGSLSGFELYYEDGSGDGLRPLPGDVSHLLMGSGFHRLLDQFSRLEAAAPRPPASKAAVESMPSVTVAGGGGAHCAVCQEAFEPGAAAREMPCKHVYHQDCILPWLSLRNSCPICRSELPAAAVPEAEADAGLTIWRLPRGGFAVGRFAGGPREQLPVVYTELDGGFSNGVGPRRVTWPEGEGQVDGGEGRIRRVFRNLFGCFGRGGRPESSSQSRSG